In Alosa sapidissima isolate fAloSap1 chromosome 5, fAloSap1.pri, whole genome shotgun sequence, the genomic stretch ATGCTCTATACGTTCCTAAATCAAAACATTTCTATTTCTGAGAGGCCACAGAGAAACGTGAGGAGTAAAGGCTCATTTATAGTTCAGGCGACAACTATAGTGTCGCTCGACAAGAACTTTATGTTGCTTTTAAGTCTTATTTTGTCAAGCGACACTTATCCCCTGGACTATAAATTGACctgaaggggtggggtggggtggggtgctgTAGGGTGGGGTGGAACTGACCTCAGTGAAACACTTGCGGAGAGAGGTAGGTATCTCTCCGTCCACAGCCTGCAGCATGGCCTCCATGTCCTCCCGTGTGGCATAGCTGCCTGACTCGCTGGCAAACAGACTGAAGATGTCTACAGGGccagaggagagtggagagagggagagggagaacgaggggggggggggggggtgaagagggagggagagagagagagagatttgttgCTTACTGTAATAAAAACTGCCAATTGAAGCCATATGTTAAAAATAAGTCACAGTTCCAAGTTAATCTGAAATATCTACCCTGTAACAAAATTATCATTGTTTTGAATGTCCGTGAGTATAACGTTAGGGTAAAAAATTTTcagcacatagcctacacaaaagACCAAAAAAAAGGTCACTGTGAGCTCAActgacacaaaaaaacaaagaaccACATAAACCCCAGGACGaccagaggaaaaaaaaaaaaaaaatgttctcgTTGTCAAACTGCTGCCTGTGTATCGTCATGGTAACCACAGCACATCCAGTGACTTACACTTGGTCTTTTCTTCATCCCGGCCTCTTGTCAACAGCACAAGCCCAACGATGAGGTTGTTGAAGTGCAGACCTTTAGACGTCCCCCCGAATGAGTTGTAGATCACctgagagaaataaaaataggtTAGAAACAAATAAGCCACAAGTATTAACATCAATTAGATAATTAATGTCAACTAATTCATTTGATTGATGTTGACTGCATCTTAAACCATAGACTGGGCTATTAGGGTATTATTTATCAGCCTGTGCACGATTTACTCATTTACTTTCCAAGAGATCAACACATTTCACTGGTTTTCATCCTTATGTGATATGCACCAATGGCATCTCAACATGAATAAATTGCCTCCTAAGGGACTGTTTTAGATATAGGCCAGTTTTAAGTAGGACAATGTAGTAAGGTTATAGTTTTATTAACCCTAACTTCACTGGCGTGTGGTCACAACCGCAAAGATTTGTGTAGAAACGAGAAGGAAGCattgcgcgcgcgcgtgtgtgtgtgtgtctctgtgtgcaacAGGTATAGCTTTCAGACGCAAGCCCAATTTCTGGGAAGAGCTAAAGAGCGGCATCatttttttggatttttttgAAAGCCCAATGAGAGGGGTGCTTTCCCAGCACAGAACATTCATTCATCCGCAGACTGAATAATGTGGACTTTCTTTACAAGCCCAGATCATTCCATGGGCCTTTCTACCGCACTAACTACAGTAGATGAGTACCAAGGAAGGCAGCTGCAAACTCTCAAACAAACTGTCAGAGTAGTCTCCATAAACACTGCTAGAACACCCACACCAGCTCaaattgtaataataataataataataatattactaataataatctgttctttttttcaaacacCACAGATCACAATGTCTTGACACAACCGCTGAGGCTCAAAATTTAAGTCTTCTGTTGTCTGTTGTCTCCAGTcgactcttttcttctcttctgagAACAGTCCTGGTTTTATTTGGCAACTAAACCATCTTCGCCTTCTTTCGAGGAATTAGCAGAGCTTGGAGGTAAAATGCCAAAGAGTCATTAAAACTGGGCATCAGCCATTAGCTAATGCTATGCAGGTGTGTTGAGTATGCAGTGTATAATGCTGAAATAATCCAATGTATGGGCAGAGTGGTTGCAACCAAGTAAAATCTCACCACTTGGCCCAATTAAGCATACACACAAATGGGTCAGGACACATATGACCCTATAGAAACCAGTAACAGGTTGACAGAGGTCCCTCAGGGCAAAACACTGCCACCTTATGACTTCACAATAAGGGCTGACAGTTTTCTCTGAAATCCCTGAAAGGGATCCCTGAATTAATACATGCTGCAACTTGCTAAGACACATTCCAGAAGACTcaagagctacacacacacacacacacactcacacacacacaccataactcAAAATAACAGATGGAAGAAATTTGTTGCAACTGTTCAATGGATTTCGTGGATTGGTTTATCACAGGAAACAAAGCTCACCTCAGCCACCCGAGGGGGCACCATGTCTCCCAGCACTTCCTTGAAGAAACATTGCTGGTTCATGTAGTAGGACAAGCCACTAGTCCTCCTGAAGGCATCTCTCAGTCGTTTGAGTTCCACATCAGTGACTGAATGGTGAAAGAAAAAGACAGTGagaagaaaggtgtgtgtgtgtgtgtgtgtgtgcgtgtgtactagCTGTATAAAAGAAGAAGAGTTACAGATGGAGGTCAAAACACTCAGCCTAATCTAACTGAAACTTTCAAAACTGTAGTTAGTAGATTATGAGAGGCCAGATATATAAATTCAGACTATTCAAGAATATACAATCACATTCAGTTTACCCCCAGCTCACATGCCTATGCAAAAACAAAACCACTTTACAAAAACTACTAAAAGTACTATGGAAAATGAATCTAAAACCAAGCTTAGATGCACATCTAGAAAGTCTTGGCGAGTGATGGATGGTAAAACGTTTATACATTCACTAAACCTCTAAGAGGTAAACATTGAGAGGATGTTTTTCGGTATGATGTGTGGCCCTCCATTTTTACTGACATCGTTGCGCAATTTGGAAGCTCTTGTAGTACCACATGATGACTGTAACATTTAACGTTAGCAGCAAACTACATTTCTGACTGATACCACAGCACGGGGGAAATATAGCATGGTGAAGAGTTTGTTTTGCATACGACACTACAAATACAACTAATCAGTTAGTCAGAAACGTCTGGATGACGATAGCGAGGTGAAGTCACCTCAACTGGTAAGCTTGCTTTAGTTAACGTTAGCTGGTTAATGCAAGCTAAACTAACGCGAGCAACAATGACATTAAGTAAGACCACATTATTTGCCTGTTATGTTGCAGTTGTTTTCAGACTCAACTGAAGACTATCTTACTCGCAAAGGACCAAATCAAGCTAATTTGAAATGCTAAATGAGCCACAGAGAACAGGACAGTTAGATAAGGCTTAATATCCTTTTGCAGTTTAGCACTGTGATGTTAGCATAGATAGCATTAGCCGGGTAGCTATTATTAGCTTGCGCCCAGGCTTTGAACATCAACCAGTAACGTTACTGCTCTGCAACATGTGTGCTGGTAAACGGTCACTTGTGACAACTCAGTTAAGGTACAAGCTATCACATTAAGCAGCATAAACAAATTGTCTGTGGGGGTCAATCGGTGATGGGTATTCATGTCATCACATCAGACagacagctaacgttagccagcgACAGTCTTGACCAGCTAACCCTCACCGTGCCTTTGTTGCATTAACGTTAACCTACCCTAATATAACCAGACAATCAGTTATCCCGTTGTCAGCTAAATCGCAATCGTATTAACGTAGCAGAAGGGCTGTTTAAATCGTTGTTTTCTGATTTATTCTTAGATTTCAGCCAAGGGTAACATTAGCGACTGTTAAAGCTGCTATGGACATAATTAGCTAACCTTAGCTGCTGATGATAGCTAGCTAGCGTTATCATAATATTATGGATGGATACCTCTTTTGATGGCCTCGTCATAAGAGAGGAAACCGATCCTTGACTCCTTTGCCCCCATCTTCTCTTCATTTCATGGCATGAaatataattaaattaaatgcaTATTCCACAGTGGTGATTTGATTGTTAGAAGAAGCTGGCAAGCTGCTGTTAGCTTCTGAGTAATTCCCTGCagcttgtgtgtttgcactgGAATGACACCTCCCTCTGAGCCTCTGGTCCAGACTCCGATACACGTCGATGCCAAGTCACGTGACAAAGACCTGTCAAGCGCTGAGCTCAATCGCCATCATGACCTTACCTACATTTACACCGCATACAATGACTGTCTACCCCGCAATAGTTCAAGTATTAGATGCAAACTGGAAACATTTACAAATCATGAATGATGTAGTGAGTGGCTGCTCCAAATGACTCTGTGTTCTCTGTGTACTGTGGAATTAGAGCAGCAAAGTAGCTGTCATTAGTTCACAGCAGATGAGAATAGTGTAGCCAATTGACTTATATTGGGCATCATAGATGAGTTTGCCGTAACTACTCTTAAGATGGAGACGTGATAGTTATTTACATATCGTCGGGAAAAAAGCTTATAATGATGCAAGTCGATATTGTGCACTCAGTGCACCATGTCTACAATGTATCAAAAAGTGGAAGCATTTGCAGTAGCACTCACTGTTGCCCCCTGGCAGAGCTTGAGGAAACAACAGATAAACTGTGCACACAGGTAAACCTTTTTATTGGCTCTAATTAATCCAGTGAGAGGGGGGAGGGTGTATACAGTTAAACTTGTTGAATCATTAGGCAATATACACAGAAATGTTTATTTTAggttttacaaaaaaaagtatatatcaAGGAATGTCCAGAAAGTGTTTTGAAGGTAGAAAAAATGCAAAATCACAAATTACAGTACACATTATGAATTGCCATAATGTAAAGAAGGGAAAAGATCGGTTGGTAGCCAGTGAGCACAGCACTACACATGAGTGATTAATAAGACCATATGCCATGCAGACTagaaaacaatgacaccttaatAGCAGTGATCTACGAGTGATCGCTTTTTCATTGTTATAGCTCTTAACTAATTTTCCTGGATACATTTTTCAGGTCCATGTTCCTGTCCCCTGTGATACCTCTTAATTTAAAGTTTGTCACATTTATCCCTAGATGTTGAGACCTGCAGAGGCATGCAGAGTTAGTATGCATACCGGTATTTCCAATAGTCTATTTGAATTCGATGTCACTTAAGCATTCCTACAGTTTTTTCGCTATTCTTTTCATGTACCAATTGGTGCCTTCTCAAGCCATCTTTAATTTTGAACGTCTTCCCACACAACGTGCAGAGGAAAGGCCTCAGATCAGAATGGAGCTGGCGGTGTTTGCTGAGGGTGCGACTGTGGCAGAAGCCCTTCCCGCACTCGTGGCACACGAATGGCCTCTGCCCCGTGTGAATGTTCCGGTGCTCCAGCATGACATGCTTCTGAGTGAACGTGTCCCCGCAGTCCGGGCACTGGTACCGTCGCTCGCCCGTGTGCATGCGCACGTGGTTCTGCAGGTTGGACTTTTTGCGGAACTGCCTCACGCAGTATGGGCAGCTGTGGAACTCGTCATGGCTGTGCCGGTGTTGTGCCAGCTGAGTGCTGGAGGAAGCGAATGTGGTCTCACACTTCTGGCAGGCAAGAAGAGCCGATCCGCATTTGTGCCTGCGCAGGTGAAACAGCCTGGTGAAGCTCTTTCCACAGTCAGAACATGCATGACTCTTAGTAAGTGTCGCTTCATTTGCACCAAAGTACATTTTCTTCACTCTAAAGGTGGGTTTCCACCCTGGTTGCCTTCTAGTGGTAGTCACAGATGGCTGGCCTATGTCAGAAGGAGGTTCTATCACAATTTCCCCACTGCACATGtcgtcatcctcctcttccactGGCATCTGCTCAATGTGGGGAGTGTACTCTTCCTGTTCTTCTCCCCCTTCCTCCTTGAGATAAATCTCCCCCATTCCCTCCACTTCCACATTGAAGCTGACAGGCTGACAGAGTTTCAGTGATGTTTCCTCCTCCTTTGGTGCTGTGGTCCATGGTTTGGGCTCCTTTCCCTCCTGGGCATTATCTGTAGTTACTCTAAAAACAAGTACAGTTTTACATTTAGATTAGATCAGATACCAAGCAGAATTTTATTTAGACATCtggttatttaaataaacaggGGGTAATGTAAACATAACAGGTTTCTGTATTTTATGGTGGGTGGGGGAAACATtggcctttttttttaaataaaaaaataacattggTTTACTCATGCTGACATCATGGAAAACCCACCGAAACTGATTTGATGCTCCAGACTTGTCTGATGGGTCTGTTGCTGTGTATTGCTGTCCAGCAgtgtcttcttctctctccccatacTCCTCATTGGTCCTCCTCCCGAGGAACTGCTCTGCCAGACTAATTGCCTCCTCCATGTCCTTACATTTATGTTGAACaacccaatcactcacagctcTGGGCAGGAGGGTTACAAACTTTTGCAGAGCCACGCGTTGCACCACGTCCTCTGCACTCCTTCTCTCTGGCTTTAGCCATCGCCTGGCTGCTTCGTCCAGCCCCAGACCCAGCTCCCTGGGGCCTTTCACAGGGTCAAAATTGGCCAAAGTGAAGTTAACTTGCCACTGTTGTTCTGCCACACTTGCCTGACTGTGTAAATGGTCCTTAACAACTTCATACCCATGATCCTGTAGTGATGAATCCTGGCCTTCGCTGTAATCCATACCAAGGAGCTTCATAACCTGCGCGCGCCATGTCTTTTGAGGAAGCTTAAGGGAAGTGGCTGCTCTCTCAAAGGTAGCAAAGTATGCCTCAACATCTTCACTGGCTCCAAAACCCTCTGGGATCTTTAGCCTCCTGGTGCTTTGAGGAAGAAGAAGGTGAGCCAGAACCTCAGTCTGAATCTCCTCTTGTAGTCCAATAGCTCTCTGAAGTTGAGCTTGCAGATCCATGAGGGATCTAACACAACGTATCACATCCATCCTCAGATGCTTTAGATATCAACCCTTAGATATGAACTCCAagaggtaggctactgtatgtctttCAAAAGCAGCACAGTCCAAAGTATAACAGTGAATCCAAATGTCTATTTACAGACTCCGCAGAATCAAgaggtaggcctacaaatgcCATGTGAATATGTCGCGCATGCCTGTAAAAACAGTAGGAGCACGCAGCATAAACGGTTTCATCTTGAAAAGGTGGAGGAGTATAAATTCAGTGTCCCTATAGCCATAAACGACaatctgtgagtgtgttatgATCAGTGCATGATCGGTGGACAGTAGGCATAGCCTAATATCCTCAGCCGTTGAGTCAAATGGAAAAACGTACATTAGTCCTGGTAAATTGTTATTGTAAAACAAACTTGGACTGTGCATCAGAGAATGTCAAATAAGGGTTCTGTTGTCGTTTAAAGCTGGTAGGCTACTCTTCGATTTCACTGTCGCTGTCGCTGCAGTGACGTTTTCCACGAGCGACTTTGacgtcagttgtaaacaaggcGTGTCTTCAGTGTAGACATATCAGTgtagaccaaagattctagaacagagcccGCACTAGAATCTCTGGTGTAGACCACTGATCTAGACGTAGGCTAAATATCATACGTgtgtatcttttactgtctatggtagcctatatatatatatatatatatatatatatccatgaGCCTTCTGCTGCTGTGTAGCTGTTTTCATCATATAGTTCAGTGGCCTGTGGTCTGTTGCATTGActgtatagtagcctacatgtttcaGAGAGCAACCAACCGCCAGCCATGTTAGTGGCGTAGGTTACCGCCgatcagagccggacagtaacggaggacatttacttgagtacagtacttgagtacaattttgagggatctgtactttactcgagtatcatttttggggagtactcatgactcaagtacatttgagaggcaaatattgtaggctactctttactccactacatgtctatccataaccgtgagtacccgttaggcctacttcttctaaaaaaaaaggaaaaaagaaaaatcttggAAACCCTcgatttgttgtttccctctgaaacgtgattggatggtgcaggcgccactgattgggacagcctatcagcaatcaccttcagctttccgccaaagtcaactccatggtaaGCTCAtggactatttcaattttctgaacaagttaatgatagttttcgcttcaagtgtttcaattacaaaatagtattttgtatttgaaatgcgtattttaaatacatgtattagaaatcctgcccatccctggcaacatggtaaaaagatgaaaatgacttgattttactttcaattccttttacaaggtattaacattaacatttttcataactccatgtaggacgtttctgtacataaatgtaagcactgtggcagtatgcaatatttagaaaatgtaggctactcttgtactcttgatactcaagtacttttaaaaacaagtaattcagtacttttacttaagtagacatctgaccaTCTGacagtacttttacttgtacttgagtaaaatttagcaaagggtatctgtacttttactcaagtaatgaagctgtgtactctgtccgcctctgctgCCAATGGAAGGATTCTGTTTGTGTAAGCCTAGACCATACAGTCAGTGGTAGCCTACAGCCTAATTGATTGAGGTTATGAAGAATAATTTGGTAGGTAAAGAAAATAGCAGCAAAAGAACTGTAGGCTAGTCAGTTTTTAATGGGACAGGCGGCTGcctgttagcctagaaatctagacgcaccctagcggcagcaaattatattttaatgtaatggctcgtcaggctagctgCCTGTCTGAGATCAAGAGGAAGCCAGTGTAGAGCTTAAAGTGGAAGGGGCAATTAGTAGGCCTAGGATAGGGAAAATGAAGAGgacattagagagagagggaggaaaaaacgATACCATTCCACTGCATTTTTTCCACTGTAATTTTTCCTTCATTAGGTTACATATCATatcatagcctacatatcaaACTTTTGGATTAGCCTATGTTTGAGAAGCATGGTTGGGAGGGAGGATAGTCTTGGCctactgtttttaaaatgctgttctagttttgatttgttttgttttgttttttttatctgtcaTGAACCACATTCAGCTCTGGTTTGAGTGTACTTGAATAGATAATAAAACAGGCACCATACCAGGCGTTCAAACCTGcaggtttttattttattttaattgtttatttagACTACAAGTCAGTGTTAGCCATTTCTGTATAAATCatcaaatagcctaggctacagttGTATTTACATTGCTCAAGGTATGATAATCATTTCCTATAATACACATAGGCCACTTACAGACTTCACCAGTGGGCTAGGCCCAAACAGTCAGTCATATTTTATTGCATGTTGTTGAGATCATATTTATATACATCATAAAACCAACCTTTACACTTTACACTTTATCAAGTGTAGCTTCATTTAGTTAAATATGTAGCTTGTAATAGTTAACAGCAGAAACAACAGTGATGATTTGATGCTTTCATTAGTTGGAAGTGGAAGTGAGATTACTAGAGCCCTGTTACCCTGTGATTTTTATTTTCTGCTACAGTGATTCATTAGTATGGACGGGTATTCTTCTCAAGGGAGCAGATGCTTACAGATGATCCAACCCCAAAACCTGCATATAGTGCTTCTGAAAACTTTGCCTGAAATCTGTGGATGAGCTCCATTGACTCTGCAACAGCATAAAATGACACAGAGTTTCCTGCGTAG encodes the following:
- the LOC121710052 gene encoding zinc finger protein 397-like, which translates into the protein MDVIRCVRSLMDLQAQLQRAIGLQEEIQTEVLAHLLLPQSTRRLKIPEGFGASEDVEAYFATFERAATSLKLPQKTWRAQVMKLLGMDYSEGQDSSLQDHGYEVVKDHLHSQASVAEQQWQVNFTLANFDPVKGPRELGLGLDEAARRWLKPERRSAEDVVQRVALQKFVTLLPRAVSDWVVQHKCKDMEEAISLAEQFLGRRTNEEYGEREEDTAGQQYTATDPSDKSGASNQFRVTTDNAQEGKEPKPWTTAPKEEETSLKLCQPVSFNVEVEGMGEIYLKEEGGEEQEEYTPHIEQMPVEEEDDDMCSGEIVIEPPSDIGQPSVTTTRRQPGWKPTFRVKKMYFGANEATLTKSHACSDCGKSFTRLFHLRRHKCGSALLACQKCETTFASSSTQLAQHRHSHDEFHSCPYCVRQFRKKSNLQNHVRMHTGERRYQCPDCGDTFTQKHVMLEHRNIHTGQRPFVCHECGKGFCHSRTLSKHRQLHSDLRPFLCTLCGKTFKIKDGLRRHQLVHEKNSEKTVGMLK